A single genomic interval of Gossypium raimondii isolate GPD5lz chromosome 11, ASM2569854v1, whole genome shotgun sequence harbors:
- the LOC105804507 gene encoding E3 ubiquitin-protein ligase SIRP1: MGDAMVGRYWCYICSQMVNPTTEPEIKCPLCESGFVEEMSSIRHYPNTNGIDLASVNNLSLLVPILLGSIGSLGGLQLRIAGRDQINDNNSSQDALGDEFGSEFEALLRRRRSSALENPENGRERSNIMILSDPFNDEALIAQASFGDYLIGQGWDLLLQYFSENNLSRYGTPPAVKEAIEAMPNVTMDDNLQCSICLEDIKIGCEAKEMPCKHKFHNGCITPWLEHHSSCPVCRFQLPWDDSRLEVNFTIDSEGRVGIVDVRSGNRLGTGRRYWIPIPLPYDRLLALPGSQSGSASASSSEEPGSESSPQTDGI, from the coding sequence ATGGGGGATGCAATGGTAGGTAGGTATTGGTGTTACATATGCTCCCAAATGGTGAATCCAACGACAGAACCTGAGATAAAATGCCCTTTATGTGAGTCCGGATTTGTGGAAGAAATGTCCAGCATAAGACATTACCCCAACACCAATGGTATTGATTTAGCATCAGTTAACAATCTTTCCCTTTTGGTTCCAATCTTGCTCGGCTCGATTGGCAGTTTAGGTGGCTTGCAGTTGCGTATCGCTGGCAGGGATCAAATTAATGATAACAACTCATCACAAGATGCATTGGGTGATGAATTCGGAAGTGAATTTGAAGCCCTGCTTAGGAGGAGAAGATCTTCAGCTCTTGAAAATCCTGAAAATGGTAGAGAAAGGAGCAACATAATGATCTTATCTGATCCATTCAATGACGAGGCTTTGATTGCTCAAGCATCATTCGGTGATTACTTAATAGGACAAGGTTGGGACCTTTTGTTACAGTATTTTTCGGAGAACAATCTGAGCCGGTATGGAACCCCACCGGCAGTGAAAGAAGCAATTGAAGCGATGCCAAATGTTACTATGGATGACAATTTACAGTGTTCTATATGTTTGGAAGATATCAAGATTGGATGTGAAGCAAAAGAAATGCCATGTAAACATAAATTCCATAATGGATGTATTACCCCATGGCTGGAACATCATAGCTCTTGTCCAGTATGCAGGTTTCAGCTGCCTTGGGATGATTCCAGGTTGGAGGTAAATTTCACCATCGATAGTGAAGGTAGAGTTGGCATTGTAGATGTTCGAAGTGGCAACAGGCTAGGAACCGGAAGACGGTATTGGATCCCGATTCCATTGCCTTATGATCGTTTACTGGCCTTACCAGGTTCCCAAAGTGGTTCTGCTTCAGCTTCATCGTCGGAGGAACCAGGGAGTGAAAGTTCACCTCAGACAGATGgtatctga